From the Pieris napi chromosome 20, ilPieNapi1.2, whole genome shotgun sequence genome, one window contains:
- the LOC125060036 gene encoding uncharacterized protein LOC125060036 codes for MSKCDQCNKTFSKSMPGCECARCEKMVHLNTRCSGLTNKQITALKAAPSLDWTCMECQQESPKRNSSLFLTEDAEEDIPMDTKGLIHKISKEVEKTIKKEISELNQSLQFHSTKLDEVLGCIDAFKNTIKALERKNTELLQKNNNLELRVGVLEQRFHEMEQKKLANSIEIANVPPASEENVIKLVENVALKLKQPFDGIRNSMRYQGKYDQPGIIRVKLTDKATQEKWIKAAKTIKTMVADVCPYEPNNNKIVFIREAMTKSNKSILWEAKQELKNKQNYKYVWFKNGMVRARKDDNTKIENLRSILDIQALKKKTECQLTAQIKLHINYYY; via the coding sequence ATGTCGAAGTGTGACCAATGTAATAAAACGTTTTCTAAATCGATGCCCGGATGTGAATGTGCCCGATGTGAAAAAATGGTACACCTAAATACCAGATGCAGCGGTCTTACGAACAAACAGATAACTGCATTAAAGGCGGCCCCAAGCCTAGACTGGACTTGTATGGAATGCCAGCAGGAATCCCCGAAGCGAAACTCCTCTTTGTTTCTAACAGAGGATGCAGAGGAGGATATACCTATGGACACTAAGGGGCTAATACATAAAATCTCCAAGGAGGTGGAAAAAACTATAAAGAAGGAAATAAGCGAACTTAACCAATCTCTGCAATTTCACAGTACGAAGTTGGATGAAGTATTAGGTTGTATTGAtgcctttaaaaataccataaaagctttagaaagaaaaaacacggaactattacaaaaaaacaacaatcTCGAATTGAGGGTAGGCGTATTGGAGCAGCGTTTCCATGAGATGGAACAGAAGAAACTTGCTAATTCTATAGAAATAGCAAACGTCCCCCCTGCGAGCGAAGAGAATGTGATAAAATTAGTTGAAAATGTAGCATTAAAACTTAAACAGCCCTTCGACGGTATCCGTAACTCAATGCGATACCAAGGTAAATACGACCAACCCGGCATTATACGAGTTAAACTTACTGATAAAGCGACCCAAGAAAAGTGGATTAAAGCTGCAAAAACCATTAAAACTATGGTGGCCGATGTTTGCCCCTATGAACCCAACAATAACAAAATAGTATTCATCAGGGAAGCAATGACTAAATCCAACAAAAGCATTTTATGGGAAGCCAAGCAGGAATTAAAGAACAAACAAAACTATAAATACGTTTGGTTTAAAAACGGTATGGTTCGTGCAAGAAAGGATGATAACACGAAAATAGAAAACTTAAGATCTATATTGGATATACAagcgttaaaaaaaaagacagaatGTCAATTAACTGCCCAAATTAAAttgcatataaattattattattaa